Proteins encoded within one genomic window of Cucumis sativus cultivar 9930 chromosome 3, Cucumber_9930_V3, whole genome shotgun sequence:
- the LOC101220935 gene encoding GDSL esterase/lipase At5g55050, translated as MGSQLLLSLLLLLFFSSLIRVSNSSLVPAIYVFGDSLVDVGNNNHLKLSLAKANFPHNGLDFPTKKPTGRFSNGKNAADFVAERVGLATSPPYLSLISKFRKTVNTAPFKTGVSFASGGAGIFNETNNLFKQSVAMEQQIELYSRVYTNLVGELGSSGAAAHLSKSLFTIVIGSNDIFGYHESSDLRKKYSPQQYLDLMASTLHSQLKRLHGYGARKYVVGGIGLVGCAPSQRKRSETEDCDEEVNNWAAIYNTALKSKLETLKMELNDISFSYFDVYQVMSNFIHSPSSYGFTEIKSACCGLGKLNADVPCLPIAKFCSNRNNHLFWDLYHPTQEAHRMFANYIFDGPFTYPLNLKQLIAL; from the exons ATGGGCTCCCAACTTCTATTatccctcctcctcctcctcttcttctcaaGTTTGATCAGGGTTTCAAATTCTTCCTTAGTTCCTGCAATCTATGTGTTTGGAGACTCATTAGTGGATGTTGGAAATAACAACCACTTGAAGCTTTCATTAGCCAAAGCCAATTTCCCCCACAATGGACTTGACTTTCCCACCAAAAAGCCCACCGGAAGGTTCTCTAATGGCAAGAATGCTGCCGATTTTGTTG CTGAGAGAGTGGGGTTGGCGACTTCACCACCATATCTGTCTCTTATATCAAAGTTTAGAAAGACCGTCAACACAGCACCATTTAAAACAGGCGTCAGCTTTGCTTCTGGAGGAGCTGGAATTTTTAACGAAACAAATAATCTTTTT aaacaaTCGGTGGCAATGGAGCAACAAATAGAGTTATATTCGAGGGTTTATACAAATCTAGTAGGAGAGCTGGGGTCGTCCGGAGCGGCAGCACACCTATCCAAATCTCTTTTTACGATTGTGATTGGAAGTAATGACATTTTCGGCTACCATGAGTCCTCCGATCTCCGTAAAAAATACTCCCCTCAGCAATACCTTGACCTCATGGCCTCCACTCTTCACTCTCAGCTTAAg AGATTACATGGATATGGAGCAAGAAAATATGTGGTGGGTGGAATTGGATTAGTGGGATGTGCACCATCACAAAGGAAGAGAAGCGAAACAGAAGACTGTGATGAAGAAGTCAATAATTGGGCAGCAATTTACAACACTGCTCTAAAATCAAAGTTGGAGACACTAAAAATGGAGCTCAATGACATTTCATTCTCCTACTTCGATGTATATCAAGTCATGTCCAACTTTATTCATTCACCATCTTCTTATG GATTCACAGAGATAAAAAGTGCATGTTGTGGGCTTGGGAAATTGAATGCAGATGTTCCTTGTTTAccaatagcaaaattttgctCAAATAGAAACAATCATCTCTTTTGGGATCTCTATCATCCTACACAAGAAGCTCATCGCATGTTTGCTAATTACATTTTTGATGGTCCATTTACATACCCGCTCAATCTGAAGCAACTCATT